One genomic segment of Candidatus Poribacteria bacterium includes these proteins:
- a CDS encoding DNA-protecting protein DprA, whose protein sequence is MQMDMTHSEKKNTALEYWLALASVEGLGSVRIRRLIARFGSAQAIFEAELPEIARLPSFNPVLASRILTVSGNFPTFRERLNALKDQDVRVTCLEDPEYPAPLKNLPDAPGILCSVGTLTDIGDRCVSIVGSQNPSIEGIELTLSLATQLALAGFTVVSGLATGIDTYAHSGALAGMGKTIGVVGTDLSAIYPGRNNPLAVKIYEHGCLFSEHPFPTTPSPGNLVQRNRIISGLSLATIVIEARKTGGAMHTARYAQRQDRSVLACRWDTTHTQREGPQELIRTGAFPFAPTEVDKVIDVLTHPERLETYASGATSEQMGLFEE, encoded by the coding sequence ATGCAAATGGATATGACACATTCGGAAAAAAAGAACACCGCTCTTGAATACTGGCTGGCACTTGCCTCCGTTGAGGGACTCGGTAGCGTGCGGATTAGACGGTTGATAGCACGTTTCGGCAGTGCGCAGGCAATTTTTGAAGCGGAACTCCCAGAAATTGCACGATTACCCTCCTTCAACCCCGTTCTCGCATCTCGCATACTCACAGTCTCCGGTAACTTTCCGACCTTTCGTGAGAGACTCAATGCCCTCAAAGACCAGGATGTCAGAGTAACGTGTCTTGAAGATCCAGAGTATCCGGCACCCCTCAAAAATTTACCCGATGCCCCGGGAATTCTCTGTAGCGTCGGCACGTTAACGGACATCGGCGATCGGTGTGTCTCAATTGTGGGGAGTCAGAACCCGAGCATAGAGGGAATTGAACTGACGCTTTCACTGGCAACGCAACTCGCTCTCGCCGGATTCACGGTTGTCAGTGGATTGGCAACGGGTATCGATACGTATGCACACTCTGGTGCGCTCGCGGGTATGGGAAAAACGATTGGCGTTGTGGGAACGGATTTGTCTGCTATCTATCCGGGGCGGAACAATCCACTCGCTGTGAAAATTTATGAGCATGGCTGTCTGTTTTCAGAACACCCATTCCCGACCACCCCGTCCCCGGGCAACCTTGTGCAGAGAAACCGCATTATCAGCGGGCTTTCTCTAGCAACCATTGTGATTGAGGCGCGAAAGACCGGCGGTGCGATGCATACAGCACGGTATGCGCAACGTCAGGATAGATCGGTGCTCGCATGTCGCTGGGATACAACGCACACGCAACGTGAGGGACCACAAGAGTTGATACGGACGGGTGCGTTCCCTTTCGCACCGACCGAGGTAGACAAAGTGATTGATGTGCTCACGCATCCAGAACGGCTTGAAACGTATGCGAGCGGCGCAACGAGCGAACAGATGGGATTGTTTGAGGAGTAG
- a CDS encoding ABC transporter ATP-binding protein — MQNTPIRLLSANGLSRHYGGVIALSEVTMAVHPGQIFSLIGPNGAGKTTLFNCVTGLDKPTFGNVDFLGESITGLRPDQVTKLGIGRTFQNIRLFAELTVLDNVKIGRHPRTNSTFVGAVFRTNWEKNEEAEIAERARDMLEFVGLGDISDQTAGNLSYGDQRRVEIARALATEPRLLLLDEPAAGMNPQETQELIDLIYAIRERGVTVLLIEHDVKLVMQISDWVTVLDHGEKISEGIPSDVQNDERVIEAYLGTAEE, encoded by the coding sequence ATGCAAAATACTCCCATACGCCTGCTCTCGGCAAATGGGCTTAGCCGGCATTATGGTGGGGTCATCGCGTTGTCCGAAGTGACAATGGCTGTACACCCCGGACAAATCTTCAGCTTAATTGGACCCAACGGTGCGGGGAAAACGACACTCTTCAACTGTGTCACGGGTTTGGATAAACCAACGTTTGGCAACGTTGATTTCTTGGGAGAATCCATTACGGGACTCCGTCCAGACCAAGTCACAAAACTCGGCATCGGCAGGACCTTTCAGAACATACGACTCTTCGCAGAACTCACAGTTCTTGATAACGTTAAAATCGGTAGGCATCCCCGCACGAACAGCACGTTTGTTGGGGCAGTCTTCCGCACAAATTGGGAAAAAAATGAGGAAGCGGAGATCGCCGAACGCGCACGCGATATGCTTGAATTTGTCGGATTAGGTGACATCAGCGACCAGACAGCAGGAAACCTCTCCTACGGCGACCAACGACGTGTCGAAATCGCCAGAGCTTTGGCGACTGAACCGAGACTCCTTCTCCTCGACGAACCCGCCGCCGGAATGAACCCTCAAGAGACACAGGAACTTATCGACCTTATCTACGCGATACGAGAGCGGGGTGTCACCGTGCTTCTCATCGAACACGACGTAAAACTGGTGATGCAAATCTCCGATTGGGTTACCGTGTTAGACCACGGTGAAAAAATCAGCGAAGGGATACCCTCGGACGTACAGAACGACGAACGCGTCATTGAGGCATATTTAGGAACAGCGGAAGAATAG
- a CDS encoding sigma-70 family RNA polymerase sigma factor translates to MERTEALLIADLCEGDETALAPLVEKYKRMVYRLAMQITKNHTDADDVMQETFIKVYRSIRTFRKDAAFETWLYRIAVNEALNFVKRRERQRASTLETASESEYEAVTRYRAQIANDPHAYAEKAELRHHVTKAVNSLSLKHRTVVILHEFEGLTHAEIASILNCSEGTVRSRLHYARKKLRTLLKPYVDASNI, encoded by the coding sequence GTGGAAAGAACTGAAGCCTTGCTCATTGCCGATCTTTGTGAAGGCGACGAGACAGCATTGGCACCGTTGGTGGAAAAATATAAGCGGATGGTCTACCGTCTCGCGATGCAGATCACCAAAAACCACACGGATGCCGACGATGTCATGCAAGAGACCTTTATTAAGGTGTACCGCTCAATCCGGACGTTTCGGAAGGATGCGGCTTTTGAGACATGGCTCTACCGAATAGCGGTCAATGAAGCACTGAACTTTGTCAAACGTAGAGAGCGGCAGCGAGCGTCTACACTTGAAACAGCATCGGAATCGGAATATGAGGCGGTCACGCGATACCGCGCCCAGATCGCCAATGACCCACATGCCTATGCTGAAAAAGCGGAACTGCGACACCATGTCACAAAGGCAGTCAATAGTCTCTCACTGAAACATCGGACAGTCGTTATTCTTCATGAATTTGAAGGGTTAACGCACGCGGAGATCGCTTCAATCCTCAATTGCTCCGAAGGCACAGTCCGCTCCCGCTTGCACTATGCACGCAAAAAACTCCGAACTTTGCTCAAACCCTACGTAGATGCGAGTAACATTTAG
- a CDS encoding four helix bundle protein: MRDFRRLQVWEKSHGLTLRIYELTAQFPREEIYGLTSQIRRACASIPTNIAEGCGRKSPADFARFLQIAMGSASETEYLILLAHDLKYINVDQYTELVDVVIYIKKMLINLQKNIRTN; encoded by the coding sequence ATGAGAGACTTCAGAAGGTTGCAGGTGTGGGAAAAATCTCATGGTTTAACTTTGAGGATATACGAACTAACCGCCCAATTTCCTCGTGAAGAAATATATGGACTCACAAGTCAAATTCGCCGCGCTTGTGCTTCGATTCCAACAAACATCGCCGAAGGTTGCGGAAGAAAGAGTCCTGCTGACTTCGCCCGTTTCCTTCAGATAGCAATGGGTTCAGCAAGTGAAACAGAGTATCTCATCCTTCTTGCCCATGACCTCAAATATATCAATGTCGATCAATATACCGAGTTAGTGGATGTGGTCATTTACATAAAAAAGATGTTAATCAACTTACAAAAAAACATCAGAACTAATTAG
- a CDS encoding zf-HC2 domain-containing protein encodes MRSKCDKIERLLSDYIDGTLSEQQNSVVALHLRSCESCKREVVDLKKTNHLLENFYVEPEASDAYYARFATRLQHRIEQSAPTAFHQRLFAVATRLGWHLLTRLHRGIDHSRLGGFLSIRQHAFPYYIFGLTLTMLVVAPLMLIQVSTHDDGSHVLGRLYAAAKIRFFSADSATSVQPTAALAIKQDTETGTQPAGIRRNVSSGRPTETPAIDSGSDVWLFTDEPMTEGYIYTALQENDSDTVPNVALDIDSELLAYAEIPAQGAFWARLTGRDVLTESRYTLLLLQGMDAGQHALQQYERKWSRFKGFSQKLLDVPLETLSISEVYDSREL; translated from the coding sequence ATGAGATCGAAGTGTGACAAAATAGAACGCCTTTTATCTGACTATATAGATGGGACGCTTTCCGAACAGCAGAACAGCGTAGTCGCATTGCATCTCCGCTCCTGTGAATCGTGCAAACGAGAAGTCGTAGACCTGAAGAAAACGAACCACCTCCTCGAAAACTTTTACGTTGAACCGGAGGCATCCGATGCCTATTACGCCCGATTTGCAACGCGACTTCAACACCGTATTGAACAGAGTGCGCCAACTGCCTTCCATCAACGGCTCTTTGCAGTTGCTACGCGTCTTGGATGGCATCTACTCACCCGACTCCATAGAGGTATTGATCATTCCCGTTTGGGTGGGTTTCTCTCCATCAGACAACACGCTTTCCCGTATTACATTTTCGGATTAACGCTGACGATGTTAGTTGTTGCGCCGCTTATGCTTATCCAAGTCTCGACACACGATGACGGTAGCCATGTGCTGGGTCGCCTGTATGCAGCGGCGAAAATTCGGTTCTTCTCTGCCGATTCCGCTACTTCAGTTCAACCTACCGCGGCACTCGCTATCAAACAGGATACGGAAACCGGCACCCAACCGGCTGGCATTCGTCGAAATGTTAGTAGTGGGCGTCCCACAGAGACGCCTGCTATTGATTCAGGTTCCGATGTCTGGCTATTCACCGATGAACCGATGACAGAGGGATATATCTACACCGCACTTCAAGAGAACGATTCTGATACAGTCCCGAATGTCGCGTTAGACATAGACTCGGAATTGCTCGCCTATGCCGAAATTCCGGCACAGGGTGCGTTCTGGGCACGTCTCACGGGTCGCGATGTATTAACCGAAAGCAGGTACACACTGCTCTTGCTGCAGGGTATGGATGCAGGACAGCACGCACTCCAACAGTATGAACGAAAGTGGAGCAGATTTAAAGGCTTTTCACAGAAATTGTTGGATGTACCATTGGAAACATTGTCTATTTCAGAAGTCTACGATTCCAGAGAGTTGTAG
- a CDS encoding ABC transporter ATP-binding protein, whose protein sequence is MLELRNIHTYYGNIRAVRGISISINETEMVCLIGANGAGKSTTLMTTSGIHTPVEGSVHFDGNDITTTSAEERVPLGISQVPEGRLIFPDMSVLENLELGAYSRSDKSAIKDDLDRIFQFFPVLQNRQKQRGGSLSGGEQQMLAIGRALMSKPKLLLLDEPSLGLAPLIVKQIFEIIQQINADGTTILLVEQNAQIALQVTDRGYVMETGEITIEGTSADLLADERVRQAYLGE, encoded by the coding sequence ATGCTTGAACTTCGAAACATTCATACCTATTACGGAAATATACGCGCCGTTCGAGGCATCTCTATCTCTATCAATGAGACGGAAATGGTCTGTTTGATCGGTGCCAACGGTGCCGGAAAATCGACAACACTCATGACAACATCCGGGATACACACCCCTGTTGAAGGCAGTGTGCATTTTGATGGCAACGACATCACAACAACATCCGCAGAAGAACGCGTCCCCCTTGGTATCTCACAGGTCCCGGAGGGACGGCTCATCTTTCCGGATATGAGCGTCCTTGAAAACCTCGAACTCGGTGCCTATTCACGGAGCGACAAAAGTGCCATCAAAGACGATTTAGACAGGATCTTTCAGTTCTTCCCTGTCCTACAGAATCGGCAGAAACAGCGTGGCGGCAGTCTCAGCGGTGGCGAACAACAGATGCTCGCAATCGGACGCGCCCTGATGTCCAAACCGAAGCTTCTTTTGTTAGATGAACCCTCCTTAGGACTTGCACCGCTGATCGTCAAACAGATTTTCGAGATCATCCAGCAGATTAACGCCGACGGCACAACCATCCTCCTTGTCGAGCAGAACGCGCAAATCGCACTGCAAGTGACCGATAGAGGCTACGTCATGGAGACGGGTGAAATTACAATTGAAGGCACCTCTGCCGATCTGTTAGCCGACGAACGCGTCCGCCAAGCTTACCTCGGAGAATAA